The Shewanella halotolerans region AGCAGATGGTGGTGGCCGTGGGAGAAGATCACCCCTTGGCGGAGCACAAAGGGATCACCCTGGAGCAGTTTTTCGAGCAGGAGCTGGTGATGTTTAAACCCGGCTATTTCCACCGCGAGTGGATGCTGTCTCAGGCCAAGGCATTGGATCTCGAGGTGAATATTGCCTTCGAGACTAACCTTATCAACCTGATCAAACAGGTGGTCGCCCAAGGATTTGCCATCACCAGCGTGCTGGAGATGGTGATCGAGGCCAGGGATCCTATCCGCGCCATCCCCTTCTCACCTGCGGTGCATCTGGATTTGCATATCGCCTGGAATAGAGAACGCCCCATCGGCCTTGCCGACAGGGCGTTTGTCGAGTTCTTGATGAATAACCCTTAGCGGTATGCTAACGGCTTCATGAGACCAATCTAACTGGCATCTGTCTGACGCTCGGGCGCCGCTAACTGGAAGGCCTCGAGCTTATGGCAATTATCCCAGATACGGCGAATGTTGGGATAAGCGCTCAAGTCGACCTTGAAGCGATTGGCGTTATAGACCTGAGGGATCAGGCAGAGATCCGCCAGCGTCACCTCATCACCATAGCAGTAGGTACCGGCGTGCTTTTCCAGTTGCTTTTCAAACGCGCTAAAGCCCTGGTGGATCCAGTGATGGTACCAGGCGTTCTTGGCATCCTCATCGAGCTCAAGCGTGTTGGTGAGATACTGCAACACCTTGAGGTTATTCAGCGGATGCACCTCACAGGCGATAGAGAGTGCCATGGCGCGCACCTCGGCTCTCGCCTTGGGCTCTCTTGGCAGCATTATAACGCCGCCATACTGCTCATCGAGATATTCGATGATCGCCAGCGACTGAGACAAGACAAATTCGTTGTCGCCCTCGATCAGGGTTGGCACCAACTCCTGGGGATTGAGCCCGGCATACTCAGGCAAGTGCTGCTCGCCGCCATTCTTCACCAGATGCACAGATTCGAGCTCTGCATCCAGTCCCTTCAAATTCAATGCGATACGCACCCGATAAGCGGCGCTGGAGCGCCAGTAGCCCAATAATTTCATCACACGGCTCCTTTTCTCTCTCCGCCCATTGCCCGGCGGCTGTTACAAAAACGGGGCAACCTTGGTCGCCCCGAAGTCTCAAAAGTTTTTGAGAATTAACCTTTGTACTCAACCACCTGCTGATCGATGGCACCAAAGATAGATTGCTCATTTTCATCCAGCATCTCGATACGCACGCGATCGCCGAAACGCATGAATGAGGTCGATGGCTTACCGTCGCTGATGGTCTCCAGCATACGGGTCTCGGCCAGACAGCTAGAGCCAGCGCTGCGATCATAGTTAGAGATGGTGCCCGAACCTATGATGGCGCCGGCGCCCAATGGACGAGTCTTGGTGAAATGGGCAATCAACTGACTGAAGTTAAAGGTCATGTCGATGCCACAGTTTGGCTTACCAAACAGCTCGTTGTTCAGATGGGTGATCAACGGCAGATGCACCTTAGACTCATGCCACTTGTCACCCAGCTCATCAGGGGTCACGGCGACAGGAGAGAAGCTGCTGGACGGCTTAGACTGGAAGAAACCGAAGCCCTTGGCCAGCTCGGCTGGGATTAGGTTACGCAGCGACACATCGTTCACCAGCATCAGCAGCTTGATATGCTTCTCGGCCGAATCAGCGTCTATGCCCATAGGCACGTCGTCGGTGATCACCGCCACCTCAGATTCAAAATCTATGCCCCACTCTTCGCTGGCCAGCTCGATATCCGCCTTAGGCGCGATAAAGCTGTCAGAACCGCCCTGATACACCAGAGGATCTGTCCAGAAGGTTTCTGGCATCTCGGCGCCGCGGGCCTTACGTACCAGCTCAACGTGGTTCACATAGGCGCTACCGTCCGCCCACTGATAGGCACGTGGCAGCGGTGACAGGCACTTGTTCTCGTCGAAGTCGACCGTGTTGTCTAGCACGCCTTGGTTAAGGGCATCATAAAGCTCTTGCAGTTGCGGCTGAAGCAGATCCCAGGCGTCGAGCAGCTGCTGCATGGTGTGCGCGATGGCCGGTACTGCAACAGCCTTGGTTAGATCTTTACTCACAAGCATCAGCTGACCGTCACGACGGCCGTTGTTATAACTTGCTAACTTCATACCCACTCCTTCCGAATTCTTCTCTTGCCAGACCTTAGGGGCGCGCCGCTAACGGGTCTGGGACTATCAATTTGGCATAGAAATACCCTATGCGCCTCAAGATAGGAATAGCGTGATACAAATCACACTCCTTCCCCTAACATTCAAATTTGTAAACAATTCATGACAGGCAGCGAGAACCCCAAATTCATGGGGTTTCGGCCTTGTTGCTGCCTAGAAAACCGTCTGCCAACTGGCAATAAGGTTTTACATCCCTTTTTGCTTGCTGATCTTATATTCCCTCAGCTTGTTGGCGATGGCCGTGTGAGACACCCCGAGTTTCTTCGCCAGCTGGCGGGTACTGGGGTACGCCGGATAGAGGCGTCTGAGCAGGCTCGCCTCAAACTGTTTCATCGCCTGATCCAGGCTGCCCTCAAACTGATGATCGAAATAACCAAAGCCTTCGGCGTATGACGGTAATTTTAGCTGATCCACCGTCAGCTCCGCCGAGCCATCCCACATGGATACCGCACGGAAGATGGCGTTTTTCAGCTGACGCACGTTACCCGGCCAGGCATAGCCCAGCAGGTGCTCACGGCATGGGGCCGAAATGCGGCGAATGGGGATAGACAGCTGCTGACTGTAATGCTCGAGGAACATCTCGGTCAGGGGGATCACATCCACCTTGCGCTCGCGAAGCGACGGCATATGGAAGCTGAGCACATGGATGCGATAGTAGAGATCTTCGCGGAACTCACCGGTCTGGCATAGTTCGGCCAGATTCTTCTGGGTCGAGCAGATGATGCGCACGTCCGAGCGCACCTCCACATCGCCGCCCACCCGGCGGAAGGTGCCATCCTGCAACAGACGCAGCAGTTTGACCTGAGCCGCCTTGGACATCTCGGCAATCTCATCTAAGAAGACGGTGCCACCCTTGGCCTCCTCGAAGAAGCCACGCTTGACCACCTCACCACCGCTGACATAACCGAAGAGCTCCTCTTCGGCCGCGCTGTCTGGCATGGCAGCGCAGTTAATCGCGATAAAGGGATGCTCTCGACGCATGCTGGCATCGTGGCAGGCTCTGGCCATCAGCTCTTTGCCTGTGCCCGTCTCACCCGTGATCAACAGAGGCGCATCGAGCTGGGCCATGCGTCTGGCCTGCACCAACACCTCTTTCATCTTGTCGCTGACCGCCAGGACATTCTCAAACCCTGTGGTCTGATTCTGTAGGGCGTTAAACTGCTTGCCGACCCGTGCGGGCGATTTGAGGGAGACTACGGCGCCCGCCAGTATGGTCTTGTCGTTCTCGTCGGGCAGATAGATGGGCAACATCTCGGCCAGGTATTCGCTTTGGCCTATGTTGACCCGTGTGGCCTGGGCCAACACCAACGGCTCGCTGAGCCAGCGGTTGAAGTTAAAGCCCTGCACCCAATGATTGAGGGGTTCGTCGAGCACCTCGTGCTCACCCATGTTGACCGTCATCAGCGCCGACTCGTTGACGATACGGATCCGCCCCTTAACATCAATGGAGAAGACAGAATCCGGCAGTGTCTTCAGCAAGGTCTTAAGCGCATAATGCTCCTGCTCGGAAGGCATGAAAGAGACAGTGCGCACGTCGTGCACCCCTTCCACCTTCCTGATTAACGGCAGCAGCTCACTGAGCACATCAAAGTTGACCTCAGCAAACTGCAGATAGAGAAATCCCTGGTTACTGGCATCGATAGCTATCAGGTTAATGCCATAGCCTTCGAGGATCACCAGAATGTCTTTTGCTAGACCCACGCGGTCGATGCAACTTACTTCTAAGCGCATACCCTTTCGTCCCTTTTTATATTTATTACTTCACGGTTTTTGGGATTATCGCGAGCATGGTTGCGTCTCATGCCAGAAAAAGTGTGACACGCCACGCAGAAATGCCGATAAAACGCCTATACGTTAGAGTGTAATGAGATTTGTGGCAAGAGTTGTTTACACCGGATTCGAAAAGCAACCAAAAAAACAGCGCCATAGCTAGGCTATGACGCTGTTTTTAAATCAATTTTAACTTAGTCCAATAACTGGTCTGTCTTGGCCGCCATGATGAAATCGTTGCGGTGCAGCCCCTTGATGGAGTGAGACCACCAGGTCACGGTGACCTTGCCCCATTCGGTTAGAATGCCGGGATGATGAAACTCTTCCTCAGCTAAGTCAGCCAACTTATTGGTAAATTCCATTGCCAGCTTAAAGTTTTTAAACTTGTAGACACGCTCAAGCTGCATGATACCATCACGCACCTCGACGCCCCAATCTGGGATCATGCGGATCAGCTCGGCCAACTCGGCATCGGTCACCTTAGGCGCGTCGGCCTGGCAGGCTTCGCATTTCATTTGGGCTAATTCAGTCATACTTCTTCCTTCTGATTTTCTTATCTGGCTTTCTTAACTGGCTTTCGATTTTGGCTCAAACATGGGGGCATGTAGGCCTAACTGACGCGCCTTAGTCACGGCAGCCATGATGTCCATTTTGACGATTTCGTCTAAATAATCAATTGAATCAATAGCGTAATAAATTGGCTGCATGATATCGATTCGATAAGGGGTTCTTAAGATATCCAACAGATCGAAAGGCTTCACCACCGGGGTGTCGCTCATGGCGTATAGCGTCTCACCTGGCGAGCTTAATATGCCGCCACC contains the following coding sequences:
- the maiA gene encoding maleylacetoacetate isomerase, whose translation is MKLLGYWRSSAAYRVRIALNLKGLDAELESVHLVKNGGEQHLPEYAGLNPQELVPTLIEGDNEFVLSQSLAIIEYLDEQYGGVIMLPREPKARAEVRAMALSIACEVHPLNNLKVLQYLTNTLELDEDAKNAWYHHWIHQGFSAFEKQLEKHAGTYCYGDEVTLADLCLIPQVYNANRFKVDLSAYPNIRRIWDNCHKLEAFQLAAPERQTDAS
- a CDS encoding fumarylacetoacetate hydrolase family protein; protein product: MKLASYNNGRRDGQLMLVSKDLTKAVAVPAIAHTMQQLLDAWDLLQPQLQELYDALNQGVLDNTVDFDENKCLSPLPRAYQWADGSAYVNHVELVRKARGAEMPETFWTDPLVYQGGSDSFIAPKADIELASEEWGIDFESEVAVITDDVPMGIDADSAEKHIKLLMLVNDVSLRNLIPAELAKGFGFFQSKPSSSFSPVAVTPDELGDKWHESKVHLPLITHLNNELFGKPNCGIDMTFNFSQLIAHFTKTRPLGAGAIIGSGTISNYDRSAGSSCLAETRMLETISDGKPSTSFMRFGDRVRIEMLDENEQSIFGAIDQQVVEYKG
- the tyrR gene encoding transcriptional regulator TyrR translates to MRLEVSCIDRVGLAKDILVILEGYGINLIAIDASNQGFLYLQFAEVNFDVLSELLPLIRKVEGVHDVRTVSFMPSEQEHYALKTLLKTLPDSVFSIDVKGRIRIVNESALMTVNMGEHEVLDEPLNHWVQGFNFNRWLSEPLVLAQATRVNIGQSEYLAEMLPIYLPDENDKTILAGAVVSLKSPARVGKQFNALQNQTTGFENVLAVSDKMKEVLVQARRMAQLDAPLLITGETGTGKELMARACHDASMRREHPFIAINCAAMPDSAAEEELFGYVSGGEVVKRGFFEEAKGGTVFLDEIAEMSKAAQVKLLRLLQDGTFRRVGGDVEVRSDVRIICSTQKNLAELCQTGEFREDLYYRIHVLSFHMPSLRERKVDVIPLTEMFLEHYSQQLSIPIRRISAPCREHLLGYAWPGNVRQLKNAIFRAVSMWDGSAELTVDQLKLPSYAEGFGYFDHQFEGSLDQAMKQFEASLLRRLYPAYPSTRQLAKKLGVSHTAIANKLREYKISKQKGM
- a CDS encoding 4a-hydroxytetrahydrobiopterin dehydratase — protein: MTELAQMKCEACQADAPKVTDAELAELIRMIPDWGVEVRDGIMQLERVYKFKNFKLAMEFTNKLADLAEEEFHHPGILTEWGKVTVTWWSHSIKGLHRNDFIMAAKTDQLLD